CAGAGTCGCAACTTTAATGTCACTGTTTCCTTGTGGTTCATACAAAGGGGTTGTTTTCATCAATTTCTTAATATGGTCTAAAAGGTCTAGCACGAGAGTATGGTCATTAGATAACATTGCCCAACAATCACATATAGAACtgcaaaaatttaactaaataagGTTTAAATCCTTGAAGTGATTTGATAAATACCTTTCGTAAGGCAGAGGTTGCATTAGTAAAATTCCCCCGACAATGCGGGAATGGTGACTGGCAAAACTAGACAAAGCCCTCAGAGTTGATGACTTAGTCCTGGGACATTGAATTTTATCCAATTGTGCCACGATAGCTTCAGTCACATGAGCTACGTGATTCTGTATACCATTtcccttattttttaaaataatattgagcACAACACTTGTGCCATTCGAGCTGGAAGGCTCACAGTCTAACAAAGATTCTATTAGTCCATCTATAAGGTGGATAACTTGGAATTGTGGAAGATCCACTGATATAATGTGGGCCAAATCGGATGTTAAGTTGAAAAGTAGCTTTGGGTCTTCCGATTCGATATTCTGCTGAACGTTACGCATGCTGTTTTTCAAGACTTTGTCGTGGTCTCGCATGTGTCCCTCGTATCGGCCAGCTATGCAGAGGACGAGGTAAATACAATCAACTGCAACTTTTCTAATATTCTTAACAGGATCTGTGCACCTAGGAACGATCTTCGACAGTAATCTTCCGGTTTGGCTGAAAGTACTGGGAAGATCATGCGCAAAGCGCATATTATCTAAGTAAGTTTGGAGCACCAGCCTTAAAGTCTCGATTGCAGGCAATCTCTGTTCCGGCTTTTTTTTAGCCAACCATACTTCTAGAAGGGTTACAATCTCATCCAAAGTAGAAGGCGATAAATCTTGCACGATTAGTTCTTGTATCAATTGATTTAGTTCTGTAAAACTTCTTGTTACACACGGTACCAGCTTAAGGTCTCCGAAGAAGTTGTCTGAATTATTAGTagttattttgcaataaatcgATGAGGCGTTGTAAATGTTGTCAAAGAAAACCTTGACAAGTTTGATTCTCTGATGGGACTCTAGTGCAAGAGGCAGTTTGATTAGCGCGGTCATAGCGGAAATAATAATGGGAAACAGTTCTATGTAATCAGGGCCGCTGTGTAATTGCATCTGCTCGAACACTACATCTATAACTTTATCTCTTTCGGCCAATTTTACGTGCAAAGTGTTGCGGTTCGGGTGCATGGCATCGGCAATACTTTGAATGGCACGTAGACACACTCTCTTTGTGGCAAACTCCTTGGAGTTTGCCAATTCATTcaaaacaaattccaaaaCTTCACTTTCGATAACCCTTAACAGATGCTCGCTCGGAGCTTCATTACATACTTCCGCATAACTATAAACTATCACATAACGCAACCTTTCAATTCCCAGCTCATGTGTATgatttttcataaatgaaaaaaattttgaagctttttttgaaattatttctttcctGATGTGCgctaatttttctaaaaccaAGCGCAAATGGATACGAGAGACGATGCCTACAGCTTCCGCGCAGGCATGGAGTTCTGAATAGTCTGTAAATCGAACGTTTACTAATAGACTATCTAACGTGTGCATTACCATCTCTTTCGTCTTGAGATAACAGAGAATAACAGCAATGAATTTAAGAAGAAATCGTTTTtctgttaatttaatttgaacctCGTTTTTGTCGTATATTGAACCATTCCTGGAATAAAACATTCATATGATATTGTACTTGAAAGTTAAATTAGAGCTTGCCTGGTGTTATTATAGAGTTCTAACTGACTTTGAGCTTTCGACAGAAGAACCTCATTAAAAGCTCCATTATTcacattttccaacaggaaattaatgaaatcaaaCAACTGATCGTGCCACTCAACGGAATTAAATCCATCGTAGTTTTGAtccaaatattttgataactgCGGTAGTTTACCATCCCAAACAGTTTTATACAAAGATGTATCACACGGAGCAATGTTCCTtagaaagtttaaaataaaagtccCTCTCAATGAAGGCCAAGGGTTGGACAAAAGTACCATACATCTAACAAAAGCAGCTTCGCTGCTATGCGCGGGGTCTTTCTTAGAAGCTAAATAAGTTAAACACcgcaataaaattacaatggCATCGTCATATGCAGTGCTTAAAAAGCATTGTAGCAGTAAATGCCATAAGATGCTTTCCAATTCAGGCACTGTAGTTGTCAaaacatacagggcgttatcTGAAGAGGTTTGTATTTCCTGAAGTTCTCCGAGAGGAACGTCTGCATTTTTGGGAAGCGATTGCCTGCAGCACATTTTCAAGATGAATTCCAAATAAAGCTCTGCGCCATCTGGGTTCAGatctgcaaaaaattatattcgacggcaaatttatatttaatatagttTTGTCCTACCTTTATTGATGAGAACCCTCTTGTGTGCCAAAGCAACAATAATCTTAACCAAAACTTTCCTTGTCTTCAAATTAGATCCAGTTAACATATCATTTATATGCCTCAATATGTCCTTTATCCTTCTATGTATTGTCTGTTTTGCACTATACGCAATCAGATGCGTAATCACTATCAATCCTTTTAATTTATCTCTTTCGTTGttgtttttcaaaagaatCAAAAGTTTATCGATTGTGGTATCAGTAAAATAAATCGCAATACATTCATAGCATCTCAAAACCTCCGAATGACACCGCGCTGAATCTGGCTGAGCATAATCGGGGTTCAGACATACCAAGTCCGATAATtggtttaagatatttgaaagTAGCGGTTCCAATAACATGCCGTTGACGCTTGCAGCTTTTGTTAAAACCGCATACAGGCACTTGGTGATAATGTAGggatttatatttcttttatataaACCCAGTAAGAGTGgaattatttttggtatttgtTGAGATACTTTATCAATGGgcaatattacaaaaattgctgATAATGCCTCTAGCACAGCCTCAACAACTTTAGACTCTTTAGATTGAAGCCACGATGAAAACAGCACGTCATAAGCCATTCCTAATTCTGTTTTGAATGATTCTGTTGTAATTGTGGGGTCAGGTGTTTGGTCAAGATTTGATACGTATTCTACTAAGCTTTCACAGAAGTTTTGTAAGGCTGCAAGTGGAAGAAGTGACTAAATTTTCTATCTTAATCATTTACAATCATAATCACAAGATTACCAAAGGCAAATGCTTGCTTCAAGTGATCTGTTCTCAATCCTCCCAACAGAGGCAACATGATATTTAATATATCTTTGAGATATGGAATTACCCCATAAGCGTTGGTACCTGCCAATTCTCCCATAGTATGTGGAATTGTATAATGTGGAATAACTCCAGCTTGCAGGTTCTTTAGCAGAGCATCCGTTACCTTAATGATTATTGATAAATGATTAGTGGGAATAATCAAACAACTAATTTATGCTTATGGGTGCAATAACCAAGGAGGGTTTAACAAATTCCTTCAGAGATCCTTCAAAAATGCTCTATATATCAAAAAGGAAAGATGTTAgtaattatattgaaaattagacTCCCTATATACAATAAGGTTCctatttatttgctatttttCCTAGCCTTACCAAGAAGATGTCACTTTATGCAATGTATATGTATTGTTATTATATATGTTTGTATATTAATCATGCTTAACTgatcagtttttaaaatgcaattgTACGACTGGGTTTTAATGTGCtgtaaaaactattaaattagAAGAAACATTCATTTTGTGACCAGCCAATTCTAAGGGATATGTCTGCTTTGTCTGTGACTCAgtgctaatttttaaaaatcaagttccaaataagaattttgaaCACATTGAGACTTACCTGTAAATAATGCAATCTACCCAAAGCAACTAAAACATTAGAAGCAGGCATTTGCACACCAGGCTCATAAGAACTGTACTCAGTCATTATTTTTAAGCTAAATTCGATGGTATTAATAATAGTATCACCATCAATATTCACAATATGTTCTTTGCAAACTTTACTCATTAATCCTAGTATGTGTCCCAAGTGTTCATTGGTCGGCTTAGGAGTTTTCGCGCAAAAATCTGAACAAGATATCAGGACCTGATTAGGGTGCTTCTCTGCCAACTTCAATAAGGAGCTAGATGCTGCTTCAAAAACTAAATGACTCTTGTCTGCTAAGGAATCGACTAGAACCCCAATTGCAACTGCAGAGCAGAGAATAATTTATGATTCAATAAGAATTGCAGAGCTTTTTGGATAAGAGTTGAGTTTACCTTGCAACTGAGTTTCTGCACCAGACTTCATTTTCCTAGTTGCAGATCTAAATGAAGCTCGAAGTTTTAGTTATTAACGTGCACTTTTACGGCCTTTTTTAGCGCGTGTAATATTCGTAACTTAGAAACACGCTTCAACTGgaatgaattaaatatttaactgaatagaaaaattcttttatcacgaaaacaaacaaaagttttatcttattttataatgaatattaatttctttcgtttttcaactatttttttcatttcttattCAGCTAATCGTTTCTGCTAGTGTtatctttgttattttaatgggAAGATAAAGACAAAACATAATCTGAGCCTATGCAAAAACCTAATCATAAACTCAGGTTTCTAACCTCACAATTTATTTGTATCTGTTGTTTTTGTCAAGTTGGATACACgtaatcaaaatcaaattctccaaatctttattaattaattatttattatttaataattataaaacagTTTTATCATAAAGTGTAGATAACATTAGGTTCACTGCAATTAGAGTAAATTTACGGCGATATGGAAGAGCTGTACCATCAAACCAACAAGTTAATACAACAAACCCAGCAAAGGTTTaaagttttggaaggaaatgtGTCCAATGCCTTAGATGTTGAGgctgaaataaatgaaaatataaagcAAATTCAGAGGTGAGCCGTTAAAAATATCTGCTAAACTTACTTGCTCATCATAAATCTGTAGAACTGATGGTTTCATGCCAACATTTGAGTAAACTCACGCTCAAATCAACGCGAAACTTATATGAGTGATTGGCAATTACtaaatttttaggttttctTAGAGCTGTtttagtatgaaatgagtttTATAATGtgttcatttatttaatattcacAAATCATTTGGAATATCTAATGTGCCATTTATTTGATGCCCACAGTTTTGATACAGTTATGTTCAGAGGCAACTGCTCACCTGAACTAATTTAaggatttaaattaaatatttaaactttaaccGAATCTTTTTGCCTTCTAGCAACTGTGAAAGACTTGATTTGTATGTCTACAAATTACCAATAGACCACagacaaaatgtgaaaatgcGAAGCGACCAACTAAAGTATGATAATCGCCACCTTCAAGCAGCATTGGAAGCAGCAAAGCAAAAGCGGATTCGACGAGAAAGCGCGGCAAATGAGCGAGAGCAGTTGCTGAACAGACGATTCGCACCAAATCCAGATTTGACAACAATTAATATGGACTATTCAATACAACATCACGGATCCCTGCAGAATGCCAATCAAGGTGTTGACGAGATGATTTATACTGGAGTAAATACTTTAGAATCTTTAAGATCACAAAGATCAGTTCTCAAACAAGCCCACAAAAAGATTATGGACATGGCAAATACTTTAGGTTTGAGCAATCATACCATGAGGCTGATTGAGAAAAGGGTTTCTGAAGATAAAGGTGTTTTTATAGCTGGTGTTGTGGTAACCtttattgttataattttagttataatttatttaacttaatATTAGTTGTATAGAATgtcatttttaatgatttggcCAGGTATGTCGCTTGGAAACGGCAAACAAGgcaaagaaaaacaaacaacgCTTACTTTCTTGACGTTTTGGCGGAGCAATTTTACATAGAAAGGGAGTTTCAAAACacagattttattaatttccttATGTCTACCACGCTAAGACTGCAACGACTGTTCTGTTAACTCTTTAATAATAGTTATGGTATCTTGTGAAGTCATAAAATTTGAGACTCCTTGTACACATTGTATTCcttatttatatacattttggcaattttttatctagacgttttgtttatttgatttattaccaaaatattatatatgttttttttaagtctgtGCACAAAGCGATGTAAAGCACCAGTGGCTATTATAAATTGGGTGTGTTACAGGGTGCGAAAACGACGAGAAAACCGTTCTAATGTTTCCATTTAATTGTGCGATAAAGAGAAGATATGACAGCGTTCTTGTGAAAGCATTCGGGCTTTTCACTTCTTAGATTCATTTTGAGTTTATTTTAACGCAGTTGGATAATTTATGGGGACGGATGTTTATAGATGTGGAGGGGGTTCCTAATGGCACACTTACACTAGGTGTTCATCGATCAGCGCGACACCAGAATTGAAAGACGTTTACGTCAAATAAGTCATTGTTAAAtgtcagtttttaattttaacattcggatttaaatttctaaggATTGTTATTGTGAtttgaattgtttattttatattatgattaattattattagcatagaaattctaaaaaaatcctcataatattaatactaaataaattagcttttttgtatattataatttcgATATATTGTTTATTGCTCTAGTCTGCTAGAATGGCATCTCTACCTCATCACTCAAAATCTCTAGCTCTAAGTGTGtacattatttcttttaaagatatttcataaaattacgTTAAAATTGTAGTTACCGAAGATCATGCTTTCATAACTCCAGCAAAACTGGTGAAAACCATGGACGATATgcaaaaatgggaaaaatctgAAGCATACTTTGTAAGTTCGGACAGTCCTAGTTTGTATGATATTTCTCCATTTAAGGACTTTGAGGTGTAAGACATGAAATCGCATTAATAATACTTTCATAGGAGTATCTGGGATTTCTATTCGCCATAAATGACTCTATTAAAGCTGTCAGCAACACCAAAGGGAGTGAAAAGGCTTCACTgaacattaacaaatttgtgtcTATGTTAGATACACTTAGTCAGTGGGTGGATGAAATTCCCCCTGTACAGCAACCTCAGAGGTTTGGAAATgctagttttaaaatttggtatGGGCGTTTGAAAGAAGTAAATCTTATTAATTCTTACAAAGATTGCCAGTTTCTTGGTTATGTATTTTAGCAAGCTATAGAGCTGTTAAAAGGAGTACTTCCATCAGAACTTTATCGAGCAATCCCAGAAATATCTGTATATTTAGAGGAAGGGTTTGGCAATGCCACAAGAATCGATTACGGTACTGGGCATGAACTGTCatttataatgtttttgtGCTCATTGTATAAAATTGGATATTTGATTGAGACAGATTTTTCTGCCACAGCCTGTAAAGTTTTTGTACGGTAAGTTGTTAAGTATGGCTATGGGCATACACacttatttgattttatatattatttatattaaatataatacaaCCTTAATAATCCAGACCTTTACTTATACCTCGTCTCTAGACCTTTTAGGTACCCAAACTTACCTTTTCTCCATTATGTATAGTGTAgtctcaaattttaatattttgttaatctcaatcttctttttatttatatataaatagaaTTAGTTAATCTATTTTCGTATGCTATTGTGATAGAGAATTTTGGAGTTATACCACATtccaatttttcccattttaaaggaaattttaatgctttaaTAAAATGCCTTTCATTTATTACTAAGGTACTTAAATTTGGTAAGAAAGCTACAACAAACATACAGGATGGAGCCAGCAGGTAGTCATGGAGTGTGGAGCTTAGATGATTATCAGTTTGTACCTTTCATATGGGGCAGTTCTCAGCTGATGGGTAAGTTTAAGAAGAAAGATAATTATATCAATCTTTTGCACCTAGATCCCGTAGATATGTatcaaagataaaaaaattagatgaaTGTCTCTAATGCTCTAAATATTGACTTTAATTATTCTATAAAATTAAAGTCCCTATTCACTCTGCCTTTCCCCTATTTGTACCAAAAACTTTAGAATAGAAATTTTGCGCTTTTCTGTAATGGACATTTTTGTAAAAGTGCAATAAGATCCTTTTCATTGGTGGTCGTAcgtaaaagtaaaaagttttgtaattttctcactttttttgagtaaaaatacaaaatacttaaaatagtTGTGGCACTTATTTATAGCGCATCCAAAGATTGAACCACCCATGTTTTTAAAGCCAGACATAGTCCATACATTCTCAGACGACTACATGTTCTTGAGCTGTATAAAATACATAAACCAAGTAAAGACTGGCCCATTTGCTGAGCATTCAAATCAACTCTGGAGCATTAGTGCAGTGTCCAGCTGGTCAAAAATCAATTCAGGATtgattaaaatgtataaagcTGAAGTAAGTaggttgtttatttatgtaaatattcatGAGAGTGATAATGGAAATTGTAATTTGTTCGTTGAACGAAAGACCGGCATTAGATGTTCCCATTATTCTTGGTTTCAGGTGTTGTCAAAGTTCCCCTTAGTTCAGCACATAGTATTCGGTTCCTTGTTTACTCTTCAACCGGCAGAACGTGCTGCAAGTATCCGTAGGCCCAGATTAGCCGATTACGGAGGTGCAGCCCCTGCAAGCTTTAAGGCACCTGTTCAACCAGAAAAGGACTCTAAAGAGTCTCATACTGTGTCAGAAAATACTGTTACCTcttagattatttttctttacttttataCATTTATAACCAATAGTATAAAGCAGCTGTGATTTATGAAGATTTCATTATTTGCCACCCTTTGTGCAACATtaagataaattattatttgtgaaTATAATTATTCACTTAGAGTTGCTTACTTGTGATTTTTGTCACTTATGGAAAAGGCTGAGAGTTAACGCTTTGCCTCTTGGCTTGGAACGAATATACGATAATTTCAAGGGGAATGCGTAGATTAATAGTACCGGCATGTTTGCTCTGCTAAGACAAAGgtttgaagttgaaaattgtgtgtttgagtctACATAGATAGACGCATTAACTATTTACATAAATCTAAAGGCCGCTAGATCAATGTACTGGTAactttacttgaaaaataatttccaatgaAAGCGATATATCAACTGATACTGTACCCATTTTTATCGGCTCAAATACTTTGTACGTAGTATCTTTAATTACCCGGTTTTAGGGGAACCACCCAGTTTTCGAGTAATTACCTAGTTTTAATTACAGTTAATTACCTTGATATTGATGACATTGATTGTACAATGACTGCGCCAAGTATGGTATAATGCTAATTACGTTACATGTTCCGATAATGTGGCATTTGTTTTTAGTGGCTTAGAAACCCCCTTTTATCTACAATTCCATGCCATCAGAATGAAGTATCTATCATATATcgaaacttaaataaatattaaattgcatGCACGAGGTTCGTAAAAGATGgaaacaaattatttgtaACCGAgacaatatattaatataagaAAACCTTCAAGTTTCCTTATTTTTATGgaatattcattattttattaaaaataaaaaaatctattgtgAGATACTTCAACATCCCTAAGTCCTTGTCCGACAACAAGGCTGGCAACAATGcgtattgaatttattatcgGTATAGTGATTCCCCTCGTGGTAAATAACCGTGTTTTAATAGAGATTTAGGCGTATATTTATCGTTCATTTTGAAATTCTCATTCATTCTGTTTCTGAATTAGCCGGTACTTGTGTCATCTAAGTATACC
This portion of the Euwallacea fornicatus isolate EFF26 chromosome 4, ASM4011564v1, whole genome shotgun sequence genome encodes:
- the c11.1 gene encoding maestro heat-like repeat-containing protein family member 1 isoform X2: MTEYSSYEPGVQMPASNVLVALGRLHYLQVTDALLKNLQAGVIPHYTIPHTMGELAGTNAYGVIPYLKDILNIMLPLLGGLRTDHLKQAFAFALQNFCESLVEYVSNLDQTPDPTITTESFKTELGMAYDVLFSSWLQSKESKVVEAVLEALSAIFVILPIDKVSQQIPKIIPLLLGLYKRNINPYIITKCLYAVLTKAASVNGMLLEPLLSNILNQLSDLVCLNPDYAQPDSARCHSEVLRCYECIAIYFTDTTIDKLLILLKNNNERDKLKGLIVITHLIAYSAKQTIHRRIKDILRHINDMLTGSNLKTRKVLVKIIVALAHKRVLINKDLNPDGAELYLEFILKMCCRQSLPKNADVPLGELQEIQTSSDNALYVLTTTVPELESILWHLLLQCFLSTAYDDAIVILLRCLTYLASKKDPAHSSEAAFVRCMVLLSNPWPSLRGTFILNFLRNIAPCDTSLYKTVWDGKLPQLSKYLDQNYDGFNSVEWHDQLFDFINFLLENVNNGAFNEVLLSKAQSQLELYNNTRNGSIYDKNEVQIKLTEKRFLLKFIAVILCYLKTKEMVMHTLDSLLVNVRFTDYSELHACAEAVGIVSRIHLRLVLEKLAHIRKEIISKKASKFFSFMKNHTHELGIERLRYVIVYSYAEVCNEAPSEHLLRVIESEVLEFVLNELANSKEFATKRVCLRAIQSIADAMHPNRNTLHVKLAERDKVIDVVFEQMQLHSGPDYIELFPIIISAMTALIKLPLALESHQRIKLVKVFFDNIYNASSIYCKITTNNSDNFFGDLKLVPCVTRSFTELNQLIQELIVQDLSPSTLDEIVTLLEVWLAKKKPEQRLPAIETLRLVLQTYLDNMRFAHDLPSTFSQTGRLLSKIVPRCTDPVKNIRKVAVDCIYLVLCIAGRYEGHMRDHDKVLKNSMRNVQQNIESEDPKLLFNLTSDLAHIISVDLPQFQVIHLIDGLIESLLDCEPSSSNGTSVVLNIILKNKGNGIQNHVAHVTEAIVAQLDKIQCPRTKSSTLRALSSFASHHSRIVGGILLMQPLPYESSICDCWAMLSNDHTLVLDLLDHIKKLMKTTPLYEPQGNSDIKVATLSPLQAVCALHELLKNSQLKEICTAQFSEFFSLLLICLASYIGCSAPAVKSLSDKKEKYGLILNRDAYKLNPAKVAFDTFRLFLTCCEFTNMATNLLCFNTFDSTEDRTIFLKVVETLTNNICSDVPQSLSWIVACLGPFIRSDLEPQKIAVVAFFTYLLKQGNQKEQTVLIENLLEMIMDAQGDQSCTVRKIGLEGLGYAAENLSRELVSRYCNQILGVLMNSLDYNNIGSETELILESLLTFSKLLNALEGYKFHSFQVTAAVRIKLLFEQEDCQLRRASLQLLGDLASSLTPETNLEAFKEQTQGNLITLLLHLCDPDIYVVKACKYTLRKIGPHLESTEVNNMIQDHLIDEANLHYADFIKDLIKRMSNDLQDLFYLFVMTSVSYLKSPWIPIRSNAALVTGLLYSELSVENKPKVSLDTVCDKLIRLLQDDSEEVRVKASQAISYLFIN
- the Membrin gene encoding probable Golgi SNAP receptor complex member 2, with the translated sequence MEELYHQTNKLIQQTQQRFKVLEGNVSNALDVEAEINENIKQIQSNCERLDLYVYKLPIDHRQNVKMRSDQLKYDNRHLQAALEAAKQKRIRRESAANEREQLLNRRFAPNPDLTTINMDYSIQHHGSLQNANQGVDEMIYTGVNTLESLRSQRSVLKQAHKKIMDMANTLGLSNHTMRLIEKRVSEDKGVFIAGVVVTFIVIILVIIYLT
- the LOC136350917 gene encoding serine/threonine-protein phosphatase 2A activator-like; this translates as MASLPHHSKSLALITEDHAFITPAKLVKTMDDMQKWEKSEAYFEYLGFLFAINDSIKAVSNTKGSEKASLNINKFVSMLDTLSQWVDEIPPVQQPQRFGNASFKIWYGRLKEQAIELLKGVLPSELYRAIPEISVYLEEGFGNATRIDYGTGHELSFIMFLCSLYKIGYLIETDFSATACKVFVRYLNLVRKLQQTYRMEPAGSHGVWSLDDYQFVPFIWGSSQLMAHPKIEPPMFLKPDIVHTFSDDYMFLSCIKYINQVKTGPFAEHSNQLWSISAVSSWSKINSGLIKMYKAEVLSKFPLVQHIVFGSLFTLQPAERAASIRRPRLADYGGAAPASFKAPVQPEKDSKESHTVSENTVTS
- the c11.1 gene encoding maestro heat-like repeat-containing protein family member 1 isoform X1 — encoded protein: MKSGAETQLQVAIGVLVDSLADKSHLVFEAASSSLLKLAEKHPNQVLISCSDFCAKTPKPTNEHLGHILGLMSKVCKEHIVNIDGDTIINTIEFSLKIMTEYSSYEPGVQMPASNVLVALGRLHYLQVTDALLKNLQAGVIPHYTIPHTMGELAGTNAYGVIPYLKDILNIMLPLLGGLRTDHLKQAFAFALQNFCESLVEYVSNLDQTPDPTITTESFKTELGMAYDVLFSSWLQSKESKVVEAVLEALSAIFVILPIDKVSQQIPKIIPLLLGLYKRNINPYIITKCLYAVLTKAASVNGMLLEPLLSNILNQLSDLVCLNPDYAQPDSARCHSEVLRCYECIAIYFTDTTIDKLLILLKNNNERDKLKGLIVITHLIAYSAKQTIHRRIKDILRHINDMLTGSNLKTRKVLVKIIVALAHKRVLINKDLNPDGAELYLEFILKMCCRQSLPKNADVPLGELQEIQTSSDNALYVLTTTVPELESILWHLLLQCFLSTAYDDAIVILLRCLTYLASKKDPAHSSEAAFVRCMVLLSNPWPSLRGTFILNFLRNIAPCDTSLYKTVWDGKLPQLSKYLDQNYDGFNSVEWHDQLFDFINFLLENVNNGAFNEVLLSKAQSQLELYNNTRNGSIYDKNEVQIKLTEKRFLLKFIAVILCYLKTKEMVMHTLDSLLVNVRFTDYSELHACAEAVGIVSRIHLRLVLEKLAHIRKEIISKKASKFFSFMKNHTHELGIERLRYVIVYSYAEVCNEAPSEHLLRVIESEVLEFVLNELANSKEFATKRVCLRAIQSIADAMHPNRNTLHVKLAERDKVIDVVFEQMQLHSGPDYIELFPIIISAMTALIKLPLALESHQRIKLVKVFFDNIYNASSIYCKITTNNSDNFFGDLKLVPCVTRSFTELNQLIQELIVQDLSPSTLDEIVTLLEVWLAKKKPEQRLPAIETLRLVLQTYLDNMRFAHDLPSTFSQTGRLLSKIVPRCTDPVKNIRKVAVDCIYLVLCIAGRYEGHMRDHDKVLKNSMRNVQQNIESEDPKLLFNLTSDLAHIISVDLPQFQVIHLIDGLIESLLDCEPSSSNGTSVVLNIILKNKGNGIQNHVAHVTEAIVAQLDKIQCPRTKSSTLRALSSFASHHSRIVGGILLMQPLPYESSICDCWAMLSNDHTLVLDLLDHIKKLMKTTPLYEPQGNSDIKVATLSPLQAVCALHELLKNSQLKEICTAQFSEFFSLLLICLASYIGCSAPAVKSLSDKKEKYGLILNRDAYKLNPAKVAFDTFRLFLTCCEFTNMATNLLCFNTFDSTEDRTIFLKVVETLTNNICSDVPQSLSWIVACLGPFIRSDLEPQKIAVVAFFTYLLKQGNQKEQTVLIENLLEMIMDAQGDQSCTVRKIGLEGLGYAAENLSRELVSRYCNQILGVLMNSLDYNNIGSETELILESLLTFSKLLNALEGYKFHSFQVTAAVRIKLLFEQEDCQLRRASLQLLGDLASSLTPETNLEAFKEQTQGNLITLLLHLCDPDIYVVKACKYTLRKIGPHLESTEVNNMIQDHLIDEANLHYADFIKDLIKRMSNDLQDLFYLFVMTSVSYLKSPWIPIRSNAALVTGLLYSELSVENKPKVSLDTVCDKLIRLLQDDSEEVRVKASQAISYLFIN